tcagtttccccagggtGCGGTGAGGCCCAGAGGAGGCAAGGTGTGTGAAGGTGCCCCACAGTCAGGTAGAGGGGACTGTTTAGGGTGGGCTTGAGGGCAGAAGGGCACAGCCGTGGCCCCATGACCAGCATCTACTCCGTCTTCTGGGAATGACCCCAAATCCTCCTGTGGGGACACCCATCCACAGGCTGACCCCACCTCTGGCCCAGACCGTGGCATGTGACTGGAACCTGGGACATCACTACTCACTGAGATAATCAGCTGGGCCATGGGCTTGGGCAAGAGGCCCTGCATCAGTTCTGGGGGCAGTGAGCTGTGGGAGGTCAGCTTGGAGGTGCCACAGCAAAGGGAGTGACTGCAGGAGAGGCGAGTGGGGCTGAGAGATGCAGGCTCTGATGAGAGCAGTTGGGCTCCTGGATCCAGCCCTACCTGAAGGAGATACGCCACCAGTGAACGGTCAGATGAGTGCCCTGTTGAGCCAAGGTTTCCACGCCCACTTCTTCAGGCATGGGGAGGATGGCTACCTGTCAGGACAGTCTTTTGgacccttcctctctccttcaggGCTTCCCAGTGAAGAGCCTTGCAGTGAACATCGTTACTTATTGCATGAGTGTTTCCAATTCTATATGAATTGGCTCAGCAAACTTAGAAAATGTGAGAGAATAATGCAACGCCAGGAAAAGGTGGACCCAAACTAAGGTCGGGCCACGGCTGGGGGAGAGGACGGGGTCCCCCTGGGGTAACAAGCTCCCAGGACCGTGGGGAGAACCCAGGTGGCCCTGCTGTGCCCCTGCAGATGGCAGGGCTCTGGTCTGGGGCTCAGACTCCATCGTTCTTAGTCAaaacccagccctgccactttcTGCTTGGGGCCTGGGTCAAGCAGTGTCCCAGCTGGAGGTGGGAAACCGCACAGCCACCTGGCCAGGCGGGTCCTAAGGAAAACAAACAGCTTCCTAAGCAAAGCTCCCTTAGCCCCCGGGGCAGGACACAAAGGGTGCTGCCTCGCCAGGCCTCTCACCTGCTGAGCTGGGCCGGGCGCCCAGGCCTGGCGGGGGCTGCCCACGCTTCGCGTGTTGTGTTGTCCTgctgcgtgtgtgagtgtgtgctcAAGTCTGTGTGCAGCCGGCCAGtgactgggggaggggctgacTCGAGAGCTTCTTGCCCCCTTCGCTGGCCCCGGACCTGGTCCTACAGTCAATGCCCCTTGTGTAGGGAGAGGGGACATTTCTCCGACTTGACCTGTCCCTacagggtgggaggaggacacGTCCCAGCTTCCTCCAGGAGCCCCTACCCCAGGCTCAAGTCAGAAACACACCCACAGACGGACACGTGTGCACATATGCacttggacacagacacacacagacccacagacatgAGAACACACCAGACCCACAGCCAGGCccgcatgcacacatacacaggcCCCCGTGTACACAGACAtgcagtcatacacacacacgtacctacacacacatacacacgtgcacacagacacGCCGTGGGAGTCGCCCcggccccctccttcctcctcaagGACTCGAGGGACATTTCATTAACTGAAGCCGGCGCCCCCAGCACTGAGACAGTCGGCTCATTTGTTATTTTCCTGACAGCACAGGCTCCCAGGGGACTCGGGGAGTAAACGGAGGTGCAGTTGTGGGGCTGGCTCGGTCTCCGGCAGGAAGCAGCTCCCGGAGTGGGCCCCGCCTTCTCACTCCACCCTGAAGGCCGCCTGCcttgggaggaggagggccccAGAGGCCCACGCAGGGTCAGGGCGCTGCTCGTTTGCCCGGGGCTGACCCACGCGTCCGTGACACGCACACCTGCACACGCACGCCCTCTGGGCCCCAGCACGGAACAGCACGGGCAGATCAGGAGGCTGGGGTAACCCTAAGGGCttctgggaggggagggtggcacaggggcggggcagggtggggggcgtGTGTTGGGAAGAGAAGGTAGGCGGCTGCTCCAGGACGGGGCTGGGCCTTGGGGGCCCTGATGAGGTCTGGGGAGGCAGCTGCTGGCCTCTCAGCCTCACCCCCAGAGCAGAGCAGTGCATCAGCCAGACAGAGGGTGACTGTGCCAGCAGTCAGACCCCCAGGATGGCCCCAGCGTGCCCAGCCAAGCAGCCACCCAGTCCCCTGCCCCAGACAGACCACTTTACCTGCACTGTGACGTCAGCTGCGCCTTCCACGGGGAGGGCATTGCAGGGCAGCTGCCCCCAGCCAGCCGTCCAGCCTCAAACCCCAGGCCTGGAGTCTGCAGAAAGGACTGGGGCCACCAGGCCCAGTTCAGCTCATCAGCATTCTCACCAGGGCCACCCCACCTGGCCACCGCAGGAGAGGCCCAGCAGGTGACAGGAACCCCAAAGGGAGGGTGATTCTGGGGGCAGGTCTAGGGGGCAAGGCATCCATGCTCTGACGCGCTGTGACTGGCGCTGCTGGGCAAGAGGTGCAGAGCAGGGACAGGctcctgtggggggggggggtccgcAGTGGGGAGCTCTGGGGTTGGGTGCAGCTGCAGCTGGGGAGAGGACCCTGGAGCGGGGCGCGCATAGCTGGGCATCGTCCCCCCTTCTCACACACGGGCGGTCCTCGCCCCTCCTCACCCAGTGCTTCAAGCCCCTGGTCCCAGCGCTTATCAGAGCAGCTGTCcccacctctggccaggctcGGTGACCCTTAGGGTTTGACACTGACTGTCCAGGGTCTGATCGGGGCAAACCCTGGTCCAAAGGCCCTGGAGCAGTGCTGGCCGGGACTCCTGGTGTGTGCTTGGCTCAGGTCCCAGCCGCAGTAACACTGCTGGGTCACAGCCCCACCGAGCACTCTAGAGGGTGCAGTGAAGGttcccaggctggggctggcccCCCACTGCTGGATTTGGGGACCCTCCTGAGGCCTCGTGCCAGCCCATGCCCAACCACGCCCAGAGCTCCGGggaaggctccttggagaaaggCCTGTCTTCTCCCCTCTTTCTGGTCTCGTCTGTGGCTTATGCATTTTTAATCCATGGAGAGAACCTGCATAGGTGAACtggtttcatttattcatccagcaAACACTTAACggccagccctgggaggcaggcacaCCCAGAGCCACAGGCTGGGCTATGCAGGGGGCCTTCCTGGGGCTCAGGGGTCCCCTTCCTTAGAGAAGGGCATGTATTCCTCTCCGGCCCCCTGGGGGCCCCCCGAGCCTCCCTCGGGTCAGACCTCCTGGAGGCTGCCTCTCCTCCGGGGAGCCCTCCTGAGACTTCTTCCCTTGTGTTTAGTGTCTCCACCCGAGCACTGTCCTTAGGGGAGAAGGGCAGGCAGTGAAGACATACCAGACCCAGGGCCGACTCCATGCTCCCTTCAGCTCTTCAAACCCTCTGTGCTCCCTGCAGCCTCCGAGCCTCCGCACCTCAGCCTCTCCTTTGCCTGCATGGAGACCGAGGCCCCAGGGGGTCTTCCCAGCAAGGCTGAAGCAGGAAGGGCCGCCAGCTTCTTTCCTGCAGGCCGACCCAGTGGGGTACTCCAGAGCTGTCTTGCCCAGGCTCTGTGGTCTGCTGCGTCCGACATGCGAAGAGCCGCCCCTCATCCCTCATGCTCTCCCTCACCCCCtcaccctcactcccacccccggGCCCCGTGCTCCCAGCAGCCAGGCAGCAGACGACTcagaggcccagggagcaggCCAGCTCTGCAGGCCCCAGTCCCCGCTGCCCCAACCTGTGAGCTTCATCTCGGGGACCTCCCACTGAGCTCTCACTGAGTGCCCTGGCTGCTGTAAGCTCAGGCCATGCTGCCCCAGCTGGCCACCATGATTGTCCCAGTCAGGCCAAGGGGGCTAATTCTGGAATTCTGTTGGCAACGCCGTTCCTCCTGGGAAGTGGATGAGAATACAGGAAAGCAGCCTGGCTCTTCAAGGAGAGAACTCAGGGAGACATTGCTTGCTGGGAACGAGGTGAACATAGAGAAAAGATGGATGAAAAGAAGCACCAGGTCTTTGAGCTCCTGGATGCAGCTGTATCTGAAGTCCACCCCCTAGACTTTATAGCCATGGGCAGCAATAAACACTCCTTTTCCTTAGGCTtttttgagttggtttttgtCATTAGCAGTCAAACCACAGAAACTATATTCCTGAttctcctgtcccctctctccttcctgccacctgggccctgggcccaATTCAGCCTTGTCCCTAAAGACAGGGAAATCAGACTCGGTATTTATTCCAAATCGGTGGCCTTGGGGAACATTCTGATTACAACCGGGCCCTGATCTCTCAGGACGCACCGGGAGCTGCCTCAGAATGtcactagggggaaaaaaagaagacaaggaacaaaaaaagaaaaatctgcattCCCATATTCAAATGAGCTCccgcagaaagagagaaagccaaCAGCGGTTCCCCTAAAGAGGTGTCACAGCACTGGACTCGGGATCCTGACAAGTGCTTGGGCAAAAGTGCCTGGGCCGTGACCAGCAGGGCGATGGCCCTGCTGCTGGCCCCCAGCAGCTCCACTCCCTCATCATTCCTCGTTAGTAGCCACGTCCCCGCGCAGCAGGGTGGGGCTCCGTGGGAGCCAGTGCAGGGCATGTAGTCTGTTGAAGGAGAGAGGTTTTTCTAGCACAGTGAGGTGGCTGGAGGGAGAGCCTGCTGCCCTGTGATGGCCCTGAATGACCAGAACGGTGTCCTTCTGTGCTGAGGCTGTGACACCCAGCTTGGTTTCTCCAGCCCGGGGGTCCTGTGGCCCCAGACTTAAAAGAGGTGGGTGGGCTATGGCTGGGTCAGGCTTCAGAttccagggctgggcctgggggccTGACGACTTCTCCTCCAGAAGGTCCAGTGGGCAATTGCCTCTCAACACTCCAATCCGACTACCCCATTGTTCCCCAAACTGCTCCTTCCACAGACTCCCTGGCCCATTTGTGTCAAGGCCATCCTCCACATATTTGAGCCAAAATCCTGGAGTCAACCCTGACCCGTCTTTCTCTCACACACCTCTTGTGTCAGCTTCGAAAGACACTGGGAGTCCGGCcggtctcccctcccccactgccaccGCCATCCGCACCTGGAGCACTGCAGCcacctccccacttctctctgtcttcccctACCAGAGGCCGTCCTGCCCCGAAGCAGGCAGTCCTgccacattatctctcaaaacgcCCTGGGCTCCCTCTGAGCTCCTCACAAGGCTCGAGGCACCtcgcccctcctccaccccaaccctccccaccctgagctGCAGCCACAGATGCATGGCCTGCTACCCATCGTTCTCGGCTCCCGCGGTCCCCTCTGCCAGACCACTGTTTCCTGCATCTCCACCCGCTGCATCCCGCCCCCTCCTGCAGGCCTCTGCTCCAATCCCCTTCTCAGCGGAGGCTCCCTGGCCATCCTTTCAGAATCAAAACCTGACTTGTGTCGACTTGGGTCTTCCAGGAAGCAGACGCCAAGTCAAGGTTCAAGGTCGAGAGGTTAAGTGGGGACACCTGTGAAAGATCAAGGGCGAGGGAACAGGCCAGGAGCCTTCAAACTGCTGCGCAGGTCTGATGCCCAGACAGGGAGAAGGGTAGGTGGGACTGAGGTGCTCCTCTGAGAAAGCCAGCCAGCCCCACAGGAGCCCCAGAAAGCATCACCCACAGAGGGGTCCCACACAGTGGCCAGGAGGGAGATGCTGGGGGAAGAGACTGCTCTCAGCTGGAAGGCGGCACTGCAGCTGGGGCTGaccacctgccctcctcccagcagggTCCTCCTGGAGGGCCCTCTGAAAGGCACACCTCTGTGCTGCACGCTCTGCTTCGTGCGgtgagagggaggcaggcagacagCCCCTCGCTGTAGCTGGTCTCAGGGCCTCAGCACGTGCTCACCCCTCCTCCACTCTCCAGCCTACACCCCTCCTCAGCTGTCACCTCTGCAAGTTTGGGGAGCCTTCCTGGGGGTGTGAACCACGTCCTCATTTCTGAGGCTCTGAGCCCCAGTGACTGTTCCTTCTCAGGCTGGGGTAGCTGTTCTGTCCCTTCACAGTAAGAGTCACACAGCAGGCGCCACGGTGCCAGGAGGGCCCTGAATCCCACACTTGTCCCTGGCCACTTTGTGGACAGCAGCCCCAAACCCTCCTGCCGATGGGGGCCAATGAGCCCTAACAGAGTGGCGACTCCCCCTGTCCGCAGCTCTCTGGGCGCGAGGGCTCCCGTGCCCTGGCGCTGTCCACCCTCCGCCCAACTCCGTTTCTCTCCCCAGAACTCGTGACCGTCAGATGCACTGCATACTCCCCGCGCTGTGCTTGCCCCTCCACCAGGGCGACATAGCGTAGGGCTTGATGTTCAGAAGGAGCTCCGTAAAACCTTgtagaatggatgaatgaacgagTCAGTCAGTCAGCGAGCTATCTCCTGTGAGAAGGAGGGGTTTGCAGGGGATCTGGTTTTGCGCATCCGGCTAGGGCTTATGTGAATGAGCTCTTTGCGCAATGGCCTCCATGTTGGACTGGACACTTTGAACCCCAGATACTGGCTGTTTGGACAAATGGAGAAACTCAGGCTTCAGGCCACTCTCTCGGGAGTGGGAGGGGTCTGAGTGAGCTGAGAATAGGGGCCTGTCCTTGTCCCCCAACCCTCAGCCAGACTTTCCCAGAGCCTTGGAGGGTTCCCTGCCATCCTGGGGCCCAAATGCCCACCCCTTGGGATGAGACCTCAGGATAAGATACCCTGCGGACAGCCTTTTGGGGACCTGATTCTTTTACCCCAATTGCCTTGGCTAAGTGGGGCCCGCTCCAGAGGATTCAAGGCTCCTGTCCAGCCCAGAGGATTCAAGGTCCTGAGAGTTGGTACATTTGCTGGTCTCAGGGGCCGAGACCTCAGGGCTGGGCCGGGAGTGTGGAGTGATCTCTGgccttgtgtgaccttggacaggtggCTTCTTAGCTCCGTGCAGCTGCTGGTCCTACCCACCTTGCAGGGCGTAGGGGATGCTAGTGAGGTCCTGCATGTAAGTGCTGATATGGGGCGCCCACCACCCACGGCCATGGTCAACCTCAGATCTCTGGGCAGCTGTGGCCGTCCCTCTCCTGATGGCCTCAGTTTGGAGAGGAAGCTCTTCAGACTCAGAGAGATTCAGGGACTCCCCCAAGTTGCACAGCTGGGTGCTCAGCACCTGGGTCTGCACTGAGTCCACCCcggctccagctccagctgccgGGGGACAAGAGACCACCAGGGGAAGCTCAAGAACCCTGAGACCTACGAGGACAAGCGGGGCCCGGCCTGACTGAGACTTTAACTGGGCGCCCTCTGCACAGACTTCCCCTCAAATCAGCCCTTCACCCTGGACAGGAAGCAACACACAGCCCCCATCCCAAGACAGGGACActgaggctgggcagggggcTCCTGGCCAGCGAGGAGAGAGCCAGAGGCCCCCTCTCAACCCCCACCCAACTCCAGAGGCCTGGGGCGGGGATGATGCAGAAGAAGCCCGACCTGGTGGGGTCCACTCAACAGGGAGCTGCTGGCTGAGCACAGGGATGGAAAATCCTTACCCAGCAGCAAAGCCCGGGAAGGCTTGGACGGTGGCAGCCACCTTGCTGCCCACTCCAGGAACTCTCCACCTCAGTTTGTCCAACCACCAGCCGGTGCCTGGTCCTGGTATAGTTCTACCTACCAGGCAAGTCGGGGTGCAGTAAGGGGGAGCTGGAGGAGCCTAAAAGAGGAGCAGGGCTTGCTGGTGGAGGGGAGACTGGTACTCAGAGAAGGCTTCTGGGAAGGTAGGCTGGAGCCCCACACCGCTCCTTCAGTGAAGGTTGAGAGAAGCCATGGAATCCTGCATCCactggggcaggggtgagggtctGGGGTCTCCTCCCTGCAATCAGCTGCAGGCGGGGGGGAAGAGGCAGCTCCGCACTGCCCACCGGCCAAAGTTTAAAGTACCTcttggggctgggagaggggtgggtCCCAGCATGATCACGAATCTGCTGTAAGTATGGGAATGCCTGTGTGTGTCCCCGCGCCTGGGGTCCCTCAGCAGCCCCTCCCTGTCCAGCCTcgctgccccacccccaaggcGGACACatgcatttctctcctttttgagGCTTCTGCAGATGTGCGCTGCTGGCAACAGAGTCGCTGCTTCCCTCTCCCTCGGGCACTGCTCCCTCGCTGTCTGCtgtctgatgtgtgtgtgtgtgtctaactgCCATTCGTGGGTCCCCAGTCTGACGCTGGGTGGCTGTTTCCCTGGTCTGTGGGTGTCTGTCTGCCCGTGGGCGTGTCTGTCTGTTTCGCTGTGTGTGTCGTCCTTGACCCAGTCTATTTGAGCGTGTgtgtctggggggagggggccctCCTTCCCGAcgcctctcttctcccttcccctccgcAGGCGCTAACGCAGCACCACTGCCTTGGCTGCGCCCGGAGCGCAGTGACCTCAACTCTCCCTGCAGCAGTGACCACCCCACCGCACCGCCTGCTGGGAGGGACCCATGGCGGGGCTCCAAGCCAGTGGTCGCTCATCTCTAAACCTAGGAACATCTGAGTTCGGGGTGGACACGCTCCCTTCCGGGCTAGGTCCACTGGTTCCCCGTCTTTCCTTATGTAACTTCCACATCTGTCTGCGCCTTGCAGGTCACCCTGGACCCTGCGCTGGGCCCTGCCTAtggggagactgagacccagagtcCCATGCATATGGGGGGTGGAGCAAACCCCTGGCCAGAGCACTGGCTATCGGAGACCCCCTCCCATCCTTTCCGCTTGGGAGGAGACCTGCTTGCCCGAAGCGTGCAACGAGGAGGGGGTCCAGCTGGGCAAGTTCCCCTGAGCTGGGTGCCCTACTCCAGGCCCCCGCAGGCGCCTGGGCTCCCGACGAGGGCCGGCCAGAGGTCACTGGGGCCGAGGGCACGGGGCAGGCGGAGCAGCCCAGAGACTGGCTCCTGTGTGCTGGCCGGCTGACCGCAGGCGAGGCCCCAGCTCTCGCGCCGCGGTGCACACTCGGGCTGGAGCTCCGGCGGCCCGGCGGGCACGCGGCGCTGTCCGTGGTGCTGCCggcgccgggcggggcgggggcggggcgagggcggCAGCCAATGGCGGGGGCGCTGCGCGGGGCGCGGGGGGCAGCGGGCTGGGCGCAGGGCGCACTCCGCTGCGCGCGGCACTCGGGGCGCACGGACGCTCCGGCAGCGGCTCTGGCTCCATCTCCGCTCTGGCTCCGCTCGCGCTGCAGTGGTCGTGCTGCTGACCCCATTCGGCTCAGATTCCGGACCGGGCTCCCTCAGcgccgcccgccccggccccggcctCGGCGCCCGCGGACCATGAGCCGGGCACCCCCCGGGGAACCCGGCCCGGCCGAAAGCCCGCAAAGACCAGGCTCCCGGGCCGGGGCCCCTCCTGGCCGCCCGGCAGGCGGTCCGCGCCCTGCCCCGCGCCCCGGCGCCGCGTGAGCCGGAGGGGCTATGGAGCGCTCTCCGCCCGACGGGCCGCTGAACGCGTCGGGGGCGCTGACgggcgaggcggcggcggcgggcggggcgcgcGGCTTCTCCGCCGCCTGGACCGCCGTGCTGGCGGCGCTCATGGCGCTGCTCATCGTGGCCACGGTGCTGGGCAATGCGCTGGTCATGCTCGCCTTTGTGGCCGACTCGAGCCTTCGCACACAGAACAACTTCTTTCTGCTCAACCTCGCCATCTCCGACTTCCTCGTGGGTAAATCCCCCAGCCCCCGCCTGAGCCCAGAGGCGCCCAGCAGGGTCGGGCCAGCGGGATTTGGAGCGCGGACCTAGGGTGCCGTTTCCTCGGGGACACGCTCCGCTAGGGGGCccggcctggggagggggagtcCGGGACTTGTGGGGCGGTGGGCACAGGCGAAGTTCCTTGCCTCCCTGGCCGCGGGACTGGGACTGGGGAAGGATGTCCCCGGGGAAGGGGCGCCAGAGGGCGGGCTGGCGCTCGGCAAGGCGCAAGGCGCTGCGGCCGCGGTGCAGCGCTGGCTCCTGCGCCGAAGCCAAACAAAGGCTGCATTGGACTCAGGACATGGGGAGAGCTCTGGGGGGAGTTTGGGGGAGATTCGGGGTAGGCGACATGGAAGAGGGATTTTTAGAGCCGTGTTGGGGGAGGAGGCTATAGGGAAGgcgagggggtggggagatgctCTGAGGAGCGCGCTCTCACGTGTCCGTGCGCTGCTGCCGGCTGGGGGGCGGGGCGCAAGGAGGGGGCCGGAGCGCCAGACACCTGTTGGGGCTGTGAAGTGCGTCTGCCAGACGCTCAGAGCGGGGCTGGGCGGTGGGAGCCGCCCGCGTGGCGGCGGCCAAGTGCCCTCTGAGTCCGGAGAAAGGCTTTCTCGGTTTCTGAGCTGATGAGGGAGAGCCGTCCAAAAGCCAGAACAAGAGCTGAGGTCCGGTGGcgccagaggagagggaggaaattcACCTTTCTTGCTTTGGGCCACCGGGAGGGGCTGGACGGAAGCCCGGGAATGACTGAATCAAGGCTCCGGGTCTTATCCCGGCCAGTGACCCTCATGCCTAggtcttcctcctgcccctgagTCCAGGGGACACCagtgaggctgggggctgggcagggggtgaAGGCCAAGTGCAGGGCAGAGACTGTGCCCAGGTATGAGGTGGAGGGAGGATTGCTGGGCCCAGAAAGGGGCCCGCGGTGTGACCCCAAGTCCTGCCTGTTTCTGCTGTGGCGGGTCTGACCCCAGACCCCTGTCCAGCCATGGCCCACCAAGGCCCTCCTCTTCCCAGGGGCCTTCTGCATCCCACTGTACGTGCCCTACGTGCTGACTGGCCGCTGGCCCTTTGGCCGGGGCCTCTGTAAGCTGTGGCTGGTGGTGGACTACCTGCTCTGCACCTCGTCCGTCTTCAACATTGTCCTCATCAGCTATGACCGCTTCCTGTCGGTCACCCGAGCCGTGAGTCTGGGCTGTGGGGGCCCGCACTCAGCCCTCAGGGACGGGCGGTCAGCAGTGGCCAGGGGAAGCCCTGGGCAGGGTGTGCAGCCACTGCCAAGGTGTGGGTGGTGCTGGGTGGCCTTGGTCCTCACTGGCCTCACACCTGACACACCTGGCACTCTATGGCCAGCTGCCCGCTCAGGAGCCATTTGCCGCTAGTAGGGCTGGTCCTGGTTCAGGCAGAGGTCACAATGTGGACCTGAAGGAAAGGGGTCACTTCAGCTTCCACTCTGGAGCAGGTCCCGAGTCCCTGGAGCTGAGGGAGGATCTGAGGGTGGTACCTCCCCGCCGGTGTGTGCCCCAGGAAGACAGGTTCCATAAGCTTTCCTGGATGTGGGTGGCCACCAAGATTCAGGGACCCTGGACTGCCTGGACTTCCCATGTCAGTGCCATTCGGGCATGTGGCCAGCAGCACTGAGCAGAGGTCACTCCTGTGCCTTCTCATGTTCCCTCTGACAGCTTTATCGAGTACCCCAGGGCCCTCTACTGGGGCCCACACGGGTCCCAGTCTAGAGACGCACTGGGTCAGAATGCAAAGAGCGTGGGTTTGGGGTCAGCTCTGCCCCTTGAGCCAATTCACCTGTGATCTGTCCCTCCCTGCCCGAGCCTTCAAGAACGTGGAGATAATGGTGGAgcagctgtgaggattaaatgagatgatatcaGCAGGTGCAGAGCCCAGAGCCGGGCACACGGCAGTTGCTCAGTCGACGGGGACAATAACATGACCCTGGGGGAGTGCACACTGGGGGGGACATGGTAAACAGGCTGCCTGGCACAAGGTTAGGATTTGGGTTGATCTGGGGGAGGTTCCAAGGCTCCAGGAGTGTGACACACACTGCCTGGGATTCACAGGAGGATAGAGGTTAAGGGAGAAGCGTTTGCTGTGAAGGAAGGCTGAGCACAGAAGCTAGAGGCTGCTGGGAGCGCCCAGGCCGACGTTCCTGCTGCAGCTGGGGGCAGCGGCTGGCCTGGGCTCTGTCCTTTCCCCTCCTGACCCAGTGTGTCCCACTGCAGGTCTCCTACCGGGCGCAGCAGGGTGACACGCGGCGGGCAGTGTGGAAGATGGTGCTGGTGTGggtgctggccttcctgctgTATGGCCCGGCCATCCTCAGCTGGGAGTACCTGTCGGGGGGCAGCTCCATCCCCGAGGGTCACTGCTACGCTGAGTTCTTCTACAACTGGTACTTTCTCATCACGGCCTCCACCCTTGAGTTCTTCACACCCTTCCTGAGTGTCACCTTCTTCAACCTGAGCATCTACCTGAACATCCAGAGGCGCACGCGCGTCCGGCTGGATGGGGCGTGCGAGGCGGCGGGCTCGGAGCCCATGCCCGAGGCCCAGCCCTCTCCGCTGCCCGCCGCCTctggctgctggggctgctggcaGAAGGGGTGCGGGGAAGCCGTGCCGCTGCATCAGCATGGGGCTGGGGTCAGTGAGGTGGCCCCAGGCactgaggctggggaggtggcCCTCGGGGGTGGCAGCGGTGGGGGTGCCGTGGCCTCACCCACCTCCAGCTCCGGCAGCTCCTCGAGGGGCACCGAGCGGCCCCGCTCGCTCAAGAGGGGCTCTAAGCCATCTGTGTCCTCAGCATCTCTGGAGAAGCGCATGAAGATGGTGTCCCAGAGCATCACCCAGCGCTTCCGGCTCTCGCGGGACAAGAAGGTGGCCAAGTCACTGGCAGTCATCGTGAGCATCTTTGGGCTCTGCTGGGCCCCGTACACTCTCCTGATGATCATCCGGGCCGCCTGCCACGGCCACTGCATCCCTGACTACTGGTACGAGACGTCCTTCTGGCTGCTGTGGGCCAACTCAGCCGTCAACCCTGTCCTCTACCCGCTGTGCCACCACAGCTTCCGCCGAGCCTTCACCAAGCTGCTCTGCCCCCAGAAGCTCAAGCTCCAGCCCCACAGCTCCCTGGAGCACTGCTGGAAGTGAGCTGGCCCCCTCTGGCTCCGCCCCCACCACCAGGCCCCGGGTTCCCAGGCAGCTGGGCCATGCCCCGCTCCACCTGGCCACCCCCCAGGTGTGAGCCACGCCTTGTCTTTGGCCCACCCTAAATGCCATGGCAGCCTCTCAGACCATCTGCCGGCAGCTGAGGCAGCTTGGTGGCCTCGCTGGAAGAGCCCTTGCTGCCTGAACGGGAACGTGGCCACCCAAACCCCGCTCCACCCCAGGGGGGACAACCCAGAGGTCCCAGCCACTCTGACTGTCCCCCACAGACGGCGCGATGACCAGTGATGTCCCCCTTCACACAGTTACTGCTCAGCGTTCTTCCCAAAGCAAGCACTGGTGTGTGCTCCAGGCCTCCTGAGCCGGCGCTCTGCCCCTGCACCAGCACACACCTGCGCACCTTCCTGGTGCCAGACAAGCCCCGGCCACTCCTTCGCTGCGGCCTGTCCCCTGCTTAAATCTGGGCCCGGATCCTTCATCCCTCTCCGCTCCCACTTTCGCTGCTCCCAAAGTGCCAGGTGCCCCCCAGGAACCGCAAGGCAGTTCTCTGCTTCTCCATTTTGGGTGTTTCAAGAAGACGGAGAAGAAAACACGTCCGTGAACTTGCTGTTCCTTGGATGTTTAATCAAGAGAGACAAAATTGCTGAGGAGCTCGGGGCTGGATTGGCAGGTGTGGGCTCCCACGccctcctcctctgtgctgcCGCTTCCGGCTGAGCTGTGCCAGCTGCTtctgcccaccccgcccccagcttgGGGTGTGTTGAGCCCTGACTGGCAGCTCTGAGCGTGGCCAGAGCTCCGGACGCCTGCTTGTCCAGAGGCCACCCCTCCCACTCCATCTACTCAACC
Above is a window of Camelus dromedarius isolate mCamDro1 chromosome 18, mCamDro1.pat, whole genome shotgun sequence DNA encoding:
- the HRH3 gene encoding histamine H3 receptor, with protein sequence MERSPPDGPLNASGALTGEAAAAGGARGFSAAWTAVLAALMALLIVATVLGNALVMLAFVADSSLRTQNNFFLLNLAISDFLVGAFCIPLYVPYVLTGRWPFGRGLCKLWLVVDYLLCTSSVFNIVLISYDRFLSVTRAVSYRAQQGDTRRAVWKMVLVWVLAFLLYGPAILSWEYLSGGSSIPEGHCYAEFFYNWYFLITASTLEFFTPFLSVTFFNLSIYLNIQRRTRVRLDGACEAAGSEPMPEAQPSPLPAASGCWGCWQKGCGEAVPLHQHGAGVSEVAPGTEAGEVALGGGSGGGAVASPTSSSGSSSRGTERPRSLKRGSKPSVSSASLEKRMKMVSQSITQRFRLSRDKKVAKSLAVIVSIFGLCWAPYTLLMIIRAACHGHCIPDYWYETSFWLLWANSAVNPVLYPLCHHSFRRAFTKLLCPQKLKLQPHSSLEHCWK